In Carya illinoinensis cultivar Pawnee chromosome 6, C.illinoinensisPawnee_v1, whole genome shotgun sequence, a single genomic region encodes these proteins:
- the LOC122313663 gene encoding uncharacterized protein LOC122313663 gives MSVFKMPKRLCDDINGMFSKFWWGKQKTEGGIQWRKWAKMGFHKGKGGLGFRDLESFNLALLAKQGWRIIKNPGSLAAVVFKEKYFRHSSFMEAKLGSQPSLIWKSIWWARDLLQEGLRWKVGDGSKIKIWGDKWLSTPTSYTVQSPIGLLTGESRVEELIDNQQRIWDEGKIRSIFSGDEVEQILSIPLSKGIETVMHVLWECTAANDVWSDPQSLVQKWNSTEQDFLHLWEKLMLRLNKNQLEEMAVAFRKIWFRRNDYVFDKRLSCPTRLLRTAKECLEEFQQSQRIQKKEGQTSRSNSMQKIWKKPARGIVKVNWDASLDQRMKRMGVRIIARDEEGEALVAVCYQRQHVQNPAIAEGYGLWKAMELYNNLNIQKVIFEGDAKAVILAALSNEEDLSIGGSLIEDIRYVLVNRPDWSIKFTYREMNNVAHGLAKKL, from the exons ATGAGTGTGTTTAAGATGCCCAAACGTCTATGTGATGACATTAATGGCATGTTTTCGAAATTTTGGTGGGGCAAGCAGAAAACTGAAGGGGGAATACAATGGAGGAAGTGGGCCAAGATGGGGTTTCATAAAGGAAAAGGTGGATTGGGGTTTAGGGACTTGGAGAGTTTTAATCTAGCTCTCTTAGCAAAGCAAGGATGGAGAATCATCAAGAATCCTGGATCACTTGCAGCAGTGGTtttcaaggaaaaatattttaggcaCTCAAGTTTTATGGAGGCTAAGCTTGGGTCACAACCATCTCTCATATGGAAAAGTATTTGGTGGGCTAGAGATTTGTTGCAAGAAGGCTTAAGGTGGAAAGTGGGGGATGGAAGCAAGATAAAGATATGGGGTGACAAGTGGTTATCTACCCCTACCTCCTATACTGTCCAGTCACCAATAGGGCTGCTCACTGGTGAATCTCGAGTTGAGGAGCTAATTGACAATCAGCAAAGAATTTGGGATGAAGGAaaaattagatccatattctCAGGTGATGAGGTTGAGCAGATTTTAAGCATACCATTGAGCAAAG GAATTGAAACTGTTATGCATGTTCTTTGGGAATGTACAGCTGCAAATGACGTGTGGTCAGATCCTCAAAGCCTGGTTCAAAAATGGAATAGCACAGAACAAGATTTCCTTcatttgtgggaaaaattaatGTTAAGATTGAATAAAAACCAGTTGGAGGAGATGGCAGTAGCTTTTAGAAAGATATGGTTCAGGAGGAATGACTATGTTTTTGATAAAAGGCTTTCATGCCCAACAAGACTCCTTAGAACAGCAAAAGAGTGCCTTGAAGAGTTTCAGCAATCCCAAAGAATCCAGAAGAAGGAAGGTCAGACATCAAGATCTAACTCAATGCAGAAAATCTGGAAAAAACCAGCCCGAGGGATAGTTAAGGTGAATTGGGATGCCTCATTGGATCAAAGAATGAAAAGGATGGGAGTGAGAATCATAGCCAGAGATGAAGAGGGAGAAGCTTTAGTAGCCGTGTGTTACCAAAGACAACATGTACAGAATCCAGCAATAGCAGAGGGTTATGGACTGTGGAAGGCGATGGAGCTATATAATAATCTTAATATTCAGAAGGTCATCTTTGAAGGTGATGCAAAAGCTGTTATTCTAGCAGCTTTGAGTAATGAGGAAGATTTATCAATTGGTGGTTCATTGATTGAAGATATACGGTATGTTCTTGTAAACAGACCAGATTGGTCTATAAAATTTACTTATAGGGAAATGAATAATGTAGCCCATGGTTTAGCCAAGAAGCTTTAA
- the LOC122313661 gene encoding cyclic nucleotide-gated ion channel 1-like translates to MQIYANLDSLAVVQEEVIPWVDQLFRARFFIGKTVYVVITKMRSLVMRCFSFCKNGDVESQGSKKDGTIIPKTLAKCYKHFHWDVAFLVVCIVAIAVEPIFFYLPVIKEATKCIAIDTTLKIIAICVRSFLDLIALGDLVARKKIYIKSHDMMSTSDYVINILSILPVPQVIVPIIFLDMRDYKSRHRRKVLNAVVLLQYVPRLFRVYRLWKRVNETIVKKNAESSKNKIPTKGSSTNKVNAESNKNMKRFIVMKAGFNLLLYLVASNVLGAFWYFASIQRETTCWQLACKNDIGCSKTSPSFNCGDGFGNYTFLNDSCSLETRNTPLFDFGIFQEARQSGILASKDFFRKNIYCFWWGLRNLSSFGQNLETSSDYWENYFTILISIFGKLLFLYFIRNLQVYMQWETSMGCMTRVVIIPTPRFPLVRMWKLRASHISKLLEVIYEEHDEISKLLEVISKKHDEISKEYNEISKLLENSNLLETYKRTKLIRSIECWISTIGLPNKLKQIIMSHTVNPIPQDDQKKDIDTENPFSHLPTPLGRLIKLHLCLPLLRTLHCSRGRATGYDDLCGERNCVDYTSIHGDKTGCLKKGDLFGRHLVEWALESPGLSGIPLSTRTLKCHTKVEAFCLMAGDLKDMIYQYWWRFSKFNNIIKSDSEQLKHFAASCIQAAWRCHAIYPKNICT, encoded by the exons ATGCAAATATATGCAAATTTGGACTCTTTGGCCGTGGTGCAGGAAGAAGTAATTCCTTGGGTTGACCAACTTTTCAGGGCTCGATTCTTCATTGGGAAAACCGTGTACGTTGTTATAACCAAGATGAGGAGTTTGGTAATGAGATGCTTCAGTTTTTGCAA GAACGGGGATGTTGAGAGCCAAGGTTCCAAGAAGGATGGTACAATCATTCCAAAAACGCTGGCCAAGTGCTACAAGCACTTCCATTGGGATGTGGCGTTTTTAGTGGTGTGCATTGTTGCAATAGCAGTGGAACCTATCTTCTTTTATCTTCCTGTCATCAAGGAGGCTACCAAATGCATTGCTATAGATACCACTTTGAAAATCATTGCTATTTGTGTGCGATCGTTCCTGGATTTGATTGCTCTTGGGGATCTggttgcaagaaaaaaaatatatataaagagccATGACATGATGAGTACTTCAGACTACGTAATTAACATTCTCAGCATTCTTCCAGTTCCACAG GTTATAGTGCCAATTATATTTTTAGACATGAGAGATTATAAATCCCGGCACAGAAGGAAAGTCCTAAATGCAGTTGTTCTTTTGCAATATGTGCCAAGACTTTTCCGTGTCTACAGATTGTGGAAAAGAGTCAACGAGACTATTGTTAAAAAGAATGCAGAAAGCTCCAAGAATAAGATCCCAACCAAAGGTAGTAGTACCAATAAAGTGAATGCAGAAAGCAACAAGAATATGAAACGTTTTATAGTGATGAAAGCTGGATTCAACCTTTTACTGTATCTCGTTGCCAGTAAT GTACTAGGTGCTTTTTGGTACTTCGCCTCCATCCAACGAGAGACCACGTGCTGGCAATTGGCCTGCAAAAATGATATTGGATGTAGCAAGACTAGTCCTTCTTTTAACTGTGGTGATGGTTTTGGAAATTACACGTTTTTAAATGATTCTTGCTCTTTAGAAACACGAAATACCCCTCTCTTTGATTTTGGAATATTCCAAGAAGCCCGTCAATCTGGTATATTGGCGTCCAAGGATTTTTTCCGGAAGAACATATATTGTTTTTGGTGGGGCCTGCGAAATTTGAG TTCATTTGGTCAAAACCTTGAAACAAGTTCTGATTACTGGGAAAACTACTTCACAATTTTAATCTCGATCTTTGGCAAGCTTCTGTTTTTATACTTCATCAGAAATTTGCAG GTGTACATGCAGTGGGAGACAT CGATGGGATGCATGACCCGTGTTGTTATCATtccgacgcctcgatttccactTGTTCGTATGTGGAAGTTGAGGGCGTCACATATATCTAAGCTGTTGGAGGTGATATATGAAGAGCATGATGAGATATCTAAGCTGTTGGAGGTCATATCTAAAAAGCATGATGAGATATCTAAAGAGTATAATGAGATATCTAAGCTGTTGGAGAATTCTAACCTATTGGAGACATATAAGCGGACTAAATTAATACGTAGCATCGAGTGTTGGATAAGCACAATCGGACTCCCCAACAAGTTAAAACAGATAATCATGAGCCATACTGTGAACCCAATACCGCAAGATGATCAAAAGAAAGATATTGATACAGAGAATCCATTCTCTCATCTTCCCACACCACTTGGAAGATTGATTAAGCTCCATCTTTGCTTGCCCCTGCTAAGGACA CTACATTGTTCGAGAGGGAGAGCCACTGGATACGATGATCTTTGTGGTGAAAGGAATTGTGTGGACTATACAAGTATTCATGGTGATAAAACTGGTTGTCTTAAGAAAGGTGACCTCTTTGGAAGACATCTTGTAGAATGGGCACTGGAATCCCCCGGACTATCCGGCATTCCCTTATCAACAAGGACTCTAAAATGTCATACAAAAGTTGAAGCTTTTTGTCTTATGGCTGGCGATCTCAAGGATATGATATATCAATACTGGTGGAGATTTAGCAAGTTCAACAACATCATCAAATCTGATTCAGAACAGCTAAAGCATTTTGCAGCTTCATGCATCCAAGCAGCATGGCGCTGTCATGCCATCTATCCTAAAAACATATGTACTTGA